In Heyndrickxia vini, the sequence TGCCACCATGTTGAAATTGTATGTTATTTGCAAATCTGTATTTTTAAATAAATAATTCAGGACTCCATCTGCATGGGCATCCTTTTTTAATTCAATGACTATACGAAGACCAGTACGGTCGGTTTCATCACGTACTTCGGAAATCCCTTCTACTTTTCGATCTAATCGTAATTCATCAATTTTCTTTACCATATTCGCTTTGTTTACTTCATATGGAATTTCAGTTACAATGATTTGCTCGCGCCCGCCTCGTACGGATTCAATTTCTGTCTTACCACGGACTACTATTTTTCCTTTACCGGTTTCATAAGCCTTTCTTATTCCATCAATCCCTTGAATAATTCCACCAGTTGGAAAATCAGGTCCTTTAATGACTTTCATTAAATCATCAATAGAACAATCCGGTTTTTCAATACGCATAATCGTACCATCTATCACTTCACCTAAATGATGGGGTGGAATATCGGTTGCATAACCTGCAGATATTCCAGTTGAACCATTAACCAAAAGATTAGGAAATCTTGCCGGTAACACAGTCGGCTCCTTTGATGTATCATCAAAGTTTGGTATAAAATCGACTGTATCCTTATCAATATCATTTAATAACTCTGAAGCTATTGCCGATAATCTTGCTTCAGTATAACGCATAGCAGCAGGAGGGTCCCCATCAATACTTCCATTATTGCCATGCATTTCAATTAAACCGTTTCTTACTTTCCAATCTTGACTCATGCGAACCATGGCTTCATATACTGAAGAATCACCATGTGGATGATAATTACCGATTACATTACCAACCGTTTTTGCCGATTTTCGGAAGCCTTTTTCATTTGTGTTTCCTTCAACATGCATCGCATATAAAATGCGGCGTTGCACAGGCTTTAAACCGTCACGGGCATCCGGTAACGCGCGATCTTGAATAATATATTTACTATACCGTCCAAAACGATCACCTAATACTTCTTCAAGGGGCAGATCTTGAAATTTTTCAACATTAGTCATCAGTCTTGGTCCCCTCCTTCAACTGATAGATTTTCATTTTCTAAAATGCTTTGATCTTCTTCTAAACCAAAGGCTACATTGTTTTCGATCCATTTCCTGCGAGGTTCAACTTTATCACCCATTAAAGTTGTTACACGTCGTTCTGCACGAGCAGCATCATCAATTCGTACCCGTATCAATGTTCTTGATTCAGGATTCATCGTCGTTTCCCATAATTGATCGGCATTCATTTCACCTAATCCTTTGTAACGCTGAAGCATATATCCCTTACCCACTTTTTTCGTAACGCTTTGAAGTTCATCGTCCGTCCATGCATATTCAATTATTTCCTTTTTTCCGGATCCTTTACTTACTTTATACAAAGGCGGTAAGGCAATATAAACTTTCCCCGCTTCGATAAGTGGTTTCATATATCGATAGAAAAATGTCAACAGTAGCACTTGTATATGTGCTCCATCGGTATCCGCATCTGTCATGATGATCACTTTATCATAGTTGACATCTTCTAAGTTAAAGTCTGGTCCAACACCAGCACCTATCGTATGAATGATTGTATTAATTTCTTCATTCTTAAAAATATCTTGGAGTTTTGCCTTTTCCGTGTTGATTACTTTACCACGTAATGGGAGAACTGCTTGAAACTTGCGATCACGTCCCTGTTTCGCTGAACCGCCTGCAGAGTCTCCTTCGACAAGATAAAGTTCATTTTTTTGTGGATTTCGCGACTGTGCCGGGGTTAACTTTCCAGATAAAAGACTTTCCGACTTTTTGCGCTTTTTTCCACTTCGAGCTTCTTCACGGGCTTTTCTTGCCGCTTCCCTTGCTTGAGCCGCTTTAATTGACTTTTTGATAAGCAAATTACTTGCTTCAGGATTTTCTTCTAGAAAGTAGGCAAGATGTTCTGAAATGACTGCATCCACAGCGGATCTTGCTTCACTTGTTCCCAGTTTTCCTTTCGTTTGCCCTTCAAATTGCAGTAACTCTTCCGGAATCCGGACCGAAACAACTGCCGCTAGTCCCTCACGAATGTCGGTCCCTTCCAAGTTTTTATCCCGTTCTTTCAATAAATTTACTTTACGGGCATACTCATTGATCACCCGTGTCATTGCCGTTTTGGCGCCCACTTCATGAGTGCCTCCATCCTTTGTACGAACATTGTTAACAAATGAAAGCATACTTTCCGAGAAGCCATCATTAAATTGAAAAGCATATTCTACCTCAATTTGACTTGCTTCCCCTTCAATAAATACGACAGGATGAAGAATATCTTTACCTTCATTTAAATATTCAACAAAAGCTTCAATTCCATTTTCATAGAAAAAAACATCTTTTTGATCATAACGTTCATCAATAATTTCAATTTTTAATCCTTTTAATAAAAAAGCAGACTCACGTAAACGTTCACACAATGTATCGTAATTATAAGTAGTTGTACTAAAAATAGTTGGATCAGGTTTGAAATGAATAAGTGTACCTGATTGGTTTGATTTTCCGATTTTTTCTAAAGTTGTTTCAGGTTTTCCGCCATCTATAAATTTTTGTTGATAAACATATCCATCCCGTTTAATGGTAACAATAAGCCATTCAGACAATGCATTAACGACAGATGCACCCACACCGTGCAAGCCGCCACTTGTTTTATATCCGCCCTGTCCAAATTTTCCACCTGCGTGTAAAACAGTGAAGATTACTTCCGTAGTAGGCTTCCCTAGTTTGTGCATTCCGGTAGGCATTCCACGTCCTTTATCTTCAACACTAATACTGTTATCTTTATGTATTTTAACAATAATATGATCTCCGTTTCCTGCTAAAGCCTCATCAACGGAATTATCTACTATTTCATAAACTAAATGATGCAGCCCGCGAGCATCAGTTGAGCCAATATACATACCTGGTCGTTTTCTTACGGCTTCGAGGCCCTCTAATACTTGTATTGCATCATCATTATATTCAATCAAGTTTTGTTTCTTTGCCACAAATATTCCCCTTTCAAACAACACTGCTCTCTATCTACTTTCCTCATTACTTTCTACAAAGCAAACAATTGTTCGTATATCATTATAGCATTTTCCGGACAAACGTCTAACAACTATTTTAGCGATAAATTAATATTTAGCAAATTTCTTTTAAAAATGTCTGGGCTAAACTAAAAATAGGTAATAAAAAACAAAGCAAGCGTTAAAACTACACGCTTGCTGCTAACGAAAAGTCTATTTGGTTAGTGCATGCTCTACTTTAATACAACGATCCATTATTACCGTTTTGCCTTTGTCCTTTAATAATTGATAGGCTTCCTCATTTTCTACACCAAGCTGTGCCCAAAATACATCCGCATCAATCTCTAGAAACTCTTTTGCAAGCTCAGGCAAGTATTCAGATCGCCTAAAAATATCAACAATATCGATGTGACCCGTAATTTCCTTAAGTGTAGAGACAGCTTTAACCCCTAAAACCTCGTCTACGGTTGGATTCACTGGGATAATTTCATACCCGGCTTTTTGCATTGCTTCTGAAACCATATACGATGTACGCTCCGGATTATTACTTAGACCTACAACTGCGATTCGCTTCGCTTTTTTAAGGATTTTTCCGATTTCTTCACGACTAGGATTATCAATAGACATTAAAGGACCTCCTATCTAAAATTCACCTTTTTCTATTACTTATCGTACTTCAATCTGTTAAGAACTGCAAATTAATCATTAGATATTCCCATTTCGTTTCTTCCAAAGTAAAAATTGTTCGGTAAAAACTGCTGCAATGGTGCCTAGAATAAGACCATTATTAATTAAGGAAGCAATAACTACCGGTAAACCTTTCGTTGCCTCTGCTGGAAGAAACATTACCCCTACACCAATTAAAAAACCAATTCCCGCCGACATATAGGTTATTTTAAGATCGTCTGCCTTTTCAATTTCCGTTAAGGCGATGCCAACCATTTTTGTAAAAATAACGAAAGTAACTGAATAACCTACAGGTGCTGGCAAAGCGGCCATAATGTTCATCAATGGAGGGAGAAGAGAAATCACCGTAACAAACAAGCTTCCTAAAATGAACGGCTTTATCCCTTTTATTCCTGTCTGGCTCACAAAGCCTGCGGATCCGGAAATGGGTACTGAACCAATACTAGAGAAAACTCCGCCAGCAAGTTGATTAATTCCTGAAATAATGCCGGCTTGTTTAAATCGATTTACTTGTTTATGATCTTTTTTCAATACTTCCTCCATCACACGTATTGATGCAATCATATTCGTTATGAGTAAAATAGTAATAAAAAAAGAAGTAACAATTACGCCAGAATCTAATTTAGGTAATCCGAATGATAAAATATCCGGAAATGAAAACCAGTGCTGGCTTTTTAGCACACCTGGAGACAATCCAAAAATGATAAATAAAATCCATCCGATTAACATACCAAACATAATCGAAAATTGTTTAACCCATTGAATACGAACTTGTCCTAAGTAAAAGGTTAGAATAATGATAATAAAACATAATAATGCAGTAATTGGCTGAATTACATGAACTCCATCGGTTAGGCCGAGCATCCCTTTCATAAATGAGCCGCTTAATTGGAGAATCAGCAAAAACAAATAAATGAATGTAACTGTTGGTGTGAATAATTTTGCTAACTTTTGAATTAAACCGAGGGCGGATAAAATGATGAAAAATACACCACTAAGCATCATTCCACCTGACAATTCACGCAATGTTTCAATATTGGAAGTATATAAGGTTCCAACGAAGCCAGCATAAATTGTGAATACTCCCCACCATAATCCAGCTGGACCTTCACTAATTGGTAAACGATGTCCGATAATCCCTTGCAATAAACCGGCAATTCCTAATACAAAAATGGTTCTTTCAACAAAAGCTGATGTTTCAATCGGATTTAGATGGTATAAATCGGCTATTGCGATTGGAGCGGCAATCGCCCCTGCAATCATAAAAGCCATCCATTGGATGGCAGAAATAGTTGTTTTCACTTAAATAGACTCCTTACTGTATTAACTTTTTAACTTTCACTGAACATTGTGCCATTGTGTCTCAGTTAATTAGTCATTAGATAGTTAGAGGCACAACAAGTCATTTATTTTTAAATGCGGATAATGAGGATTGAAGTGCTAACCAAGCCGATTTATCCGCGAAATATCGCGACCAGGAAGCAATTCCGGCTAGTTTATAATTTGCTGCTAAATTCGCCCGTTTATTCAAAGATAACTTGTCCTCAAGCCACATTTTATAAACAGCATTAGTTTTTGCGTCGGTATATTCAACATAGTTTTGTCCTGAATCCGCATCTTCAGTTGCTGTTAATTTTCTTTCTTTCATCCATGCATTTGCTTGATCCATCGATAGTGCTTTAGAAGAAACCGAGGGTTTGCCATCTTTCATTTCCTCTTTCCATAAACGAGTAAAGAATGGTACACCAAGTATTAATTTCTCGTTTGGAACCTCATTTAACAGTTGTTTCAAATTCGATTCTACCCATGGAAGACTTGCCACACTTCCGGCAGTTGGTGCTCCTCCCCAATGTTCATCGTACGCCATGACAATCATATAGTCGACAACCGAGGAAAGTTTTTCTCGCTCATAGAATTCAGACCAATTGCCATCAGCAACAAATGTAATATCCATGGATACATATTTATGATCATTATGAAGGTAAACCGCTGCTTCACGTACAAATTGTGTAATGAGGGGGCCATCTTTAGGATTAACGTTTTCAATATCGATATTTAAACCATCTAATTGATAGGTTTTCATATAACTTCGTAATTGATTAATAATTTTTGTTCGCGTTTCATAGTTGCTAAGTGCAACTTTCGTTAATTCTGGATCGAATGAGTTTGAAAAAAGTGCCCAAACGTGATAACCATTTTTTTTGGCCCACTTGACATAGTCCACAGATGCTAAATTTGTTACATCACCATGATTATTTTTTAATTCAAACCATGTAGGTGAAACAACATTTACTCCGGGCATGGTTGGTAAATTGGCCGGATCAGGATTTTTAGTATAAACTGCTTCCCATGTTAAATGGATAGGTACATTCATTTGCAGATTTAATTTTTTCTCCGGGCGGGTTTTCGTCGCTATACGAACCTGTTTATATTTATCGATATAATTTTTCTTAATATAACCGCCAATGCCTTCTTTTGTTCGTATAAAATAGAAATCCTCTTTTTGTTTTTCGATTCTTATGTTTTCTCCCTTTTTCACAACTGAAACGTAAGGTGATTGCAAATCAGGGGCGGTGCGAAGTTTTAAATATGGTTTTTTAATCTTTTTATCGATAACTTTCCCATTGTAATAGGTAGAATTATTTTTTTCGATCCAGACGATTTTCTTATGTTTCGTCACTTTTGCTTGAATAGGATATATTGTTGTTAAAGTTTTCAAGTCTATAAATAATCGGTTGTTCATATTTTTAATTATAGGTTGTGGCGCATGAAAAGGTTTTTGATTAATAAAGTATGTCTCTTTATTAATGGGAATTTGGATAACCTTTCGATTTGTCGTTATGATAACTGATTGTTTTTCTGCAAAAATGGAATCGTCAATTCCATTTTCGACCACTTTAATCGGGATATATATGTTTTTACCTTCCACCATCGCTTGATCTTGGATTTTTCCATTAAGCAAAATGGAATATTCTTTGTCTACAAACGATTCCTTTTCTGATGACGCAAAAGGATATAAATAGATTAGTAGACCAATTGTACAAAGAATAAACAAAACTACTATCCCTAATATCATTTTTTTCTTTCTATTGTTATTGGTTTTAACTTCTATTGTTGCCATATCATTTCCTCCCTACTTCATCCTACATGAGTACTCTATTCAAGAAAAGAGGAAAATTGATAAATAATAATTTTTTTCTATCCATGCTATACATGTGATACAATAAAAAAGCCTTAAAGATATGTTTTTAAAGGGGTTATGTTAATGACGTATGGACTTATCATTATTTTAGCTTATTTACTAGGATCGATCCCTTCAGGATTAATTGTAGGGAAACTATTTTACGGAATTGATATTCGTCAACATGGGAGCGGCAACTTAGGCGCAACAAATTCATTTCGTACACTAGGAATAAAGGCTGGTTCTGTCGTGATAGTAGCTGATATTTTAAAAGGTACACTTGCTACATTATTACCGAAATTTTTCGGTGTTGATGAATCGATTCATCCGTTATTAATTGGATTAGTGGCTGTAATTGGTCATATGTTTCCTATTTTTGCAGGGTTTAAGGGAGGAAAAGCAGTAGCTACATCGGCTGGAGTACTACTTGCCTATGTACCTTTACTATTCTTATTTCTTGTAATCGTATTTCTTATTAGTTTAAAAATAAGTAAATATGTATCCTTATCTTCAATGATTGCTGGTATTTTCGCAATTATTTATGCGCTAATCCGAACGATTATTACCGGAGATTGGCCTTTATTAGTTGTAGTGATTGCTTTGGCATCCTTTGTTATTTATCGGCACCGTACTAATTTATCGCGCATCAAAAATAAAACAGAACCGAAAGTTAAATGGCTATAGTATTTGAAGGACTCCGTATTAATAGAGTCCTTTAATTTTTTAATGATTGTTTCAATAATTTTTAAAGTTATCACAAAAAGCAGTTTAGTGTGTTGTAAAATAGAAGAGATTCCGAAAAAAGGCTGGTACTCAGATGACTAAAAAGCGCATTTCTCTTTTGTTTTGGGTAATTTCATTTTTAATGCTTTCAATTATGGTGTTATGCTGGATTCAATATAATGAATGGAAACATTCATTTACAAAGCAATTGCATACTTCCCTCCCACATGCAGCGAGAATGTCAGGTACTGTAATGAAGGATTTTCATTCGAGTGCCGTTGTTGGAGGCATTGGTGATATTCTTATACATGATTGGGTATATGAAGATGCAAAAACGAAAAAAGGGTATAATTTCAAGCCAATGTTTCAGCCAATAAAATCAATTCTTCAAAGACCGGACTTACTAATCGCAAATCAAGAATCTATTCCGGGAGGAGAAACACTTGGAATATCTAGTTACCCTTCTTTTAACAGTCCGCATGAAATCGTTGATGCAATTATGGATGCAGGGGTTGATTTTGTATCAACGGCTAACAATCATGCCTTAGATAAAGGTGAAGCAGGAATTAAAAATTCTATTGCGTATTACGATAAAATGAACTTACCGTATGTAGGGACATTTAAAAATGAAAAGGACCAAAATACACTACGCATACAAAATATTAACGGGATAAAAATTGCGATACTTGCCTTTACATATGGGACAAATGGAATTCCCGTACCTAAAGGTAAGGATTACTTAGTAAATATAATCGATAAAGAAAGAATATTGGCAGAATTATCAAGAGCACGCCGCGTAGCCGATTTCGTTATTCTAAATTTACATTGGGGTATAGAGTATAAGAGGTTTCCAAATGAGGAACAAAAAGAACTAGCAAAGACCTTCACTGACGGGGGTGCTGATGTCATCCTAGGACATCATCCTCACGTATTACAGCCCATTGAAAAGCTGCGTACAAAAGATGGTCGTGATGCAGTTGTTGTTTATTCTTTAGGGAATTTTATTTCTGGTCAAATGTGGGATTATAAAGATATTGGTGGAATGTTTGATTTTAAAGTTTCTAAAGATATCATAAATAACGAGAAAAAGATTAAAATAAGTGATATTCATTTCACGCCTACTTATGTAGAAAATAAAAACCTCCATCATTATCGTGTAATTCCATTGAAGATAGCCTATAAAAAGGGCTTAATTGATCATTCCTATAATGAAATCATGAATCATATGACAGGAGGCATTAGATAGTTCGTAAGCATTTTGTTAGAATGATTCTTTTCAAAAAGCTTATAATGATAAATATTGATACTCTTTATGTGAGAGGAGAAATCTTCATGGAAATAAGATTAACAAATGAAGCTTTAAAATGGTTTGAGGATGAGATGTTTTTAAAAAATGGAGATAGCATTCGTTTTTTTGCAAAGTACGGTGGCTCATCCCCCGTACAACAAGGATTTTCTTTAGGGATATCAAAGGAGACACCAAGTGATGCAGTTGTCACTACTGAATATAAAGGGATTCTTTTTTATATTGAAGAAAAGGATCTATGGTATTTTGATCAGCACAGTCTGCTAGTGGACTATGACAAAGAATTAGATGAACCTATTTATGAATACAAAAAAGGATGAAACACAAAAAACATGCCATTTTAATTAACGGCATGTTTTTTGTGTAAGTTTAAACTTTAAAATTTCATCTGCCAAGCCTTCACTATGTAATATTTCAACCTGTTTATCGCCTAATAAATCAAAATGGGAATAGCCGTCTTTCCGATGATGAATCCATTCTTCTTGTAACCCAAATTGGGCTCCCCAATTTGCAAGTTTCTTTAAATCTTTACATCCTACTTTCGTTACAGAGGTACTTTTCGGAAAACGCGGATCAAGCCAAAAATGGGTAATAAAAGCGATTTTACCTTCGTCTATTTCCTGTTTCCATTTTGAAAGCTGCTTTTTTGTGATTCCAAAAGCCAATGACCTTTCCCCCTACTATTATTTTTTTGCTTGTTCATATGCATGATGCCAGTCCGGGAAAAACTTTCGAATAGACACAGGACGAAATGACTCTTTTTTCACACAAACATGTTGAGATTTTGCTATGACAGATAATTCACCTTTCTCTGTTAACACTTCGTAACCGTATGTAACACGTAAGCCATCATATTCTTCAATCCATGTTTTAACTATAGCCGTTTCTCCGTAGCGAACAGGCATTTTATATGAAATCTCAATATCAATAACGGGAGATAAAATCCCTTCATTTTCCATATCGGCATATTTAAACCCTAAATCCTCGATTAACTTTGTTCGCCCAAGCTCGAGCCAAACTAAATAATTGGCATGGTAAACGACTCCCATTTGATCCGTTTCAGCATATCTCACCTGAATCTCTGTCTCAGAAATAATCATTGTCATCAATTTCACCTTTCTAATAAAATTCTCCTTTTATCTTAACACTATTATTATTTCTGAACAAAAAATAAAGCCAGCATCGCTGGCTGGCTCTATTTTCGTTATTGGTAATTATTATTTTGGGACTCGTCTTTTACTTCACTGCGCATCGCTTCAATACTCTCACGGCGACGTTCGTTTTTCGCTTCAATATTAGCCCGTTCTTCATTACTTGAAAGACTTGCTGTTTCTTCAGCTTTTTCAATATTTTCAAGTGTATTATCAATCATATTTTGCAGTTTCTCTACATTATCACTTCGATCATCTGGTTTTGGTTTATTCCATGCCATTTCTTAATTACCTCCTGAAATGAGAATAGTGAACCACTTGTACAGCGGCACAATGTTAGTATGAGTTTTTTTAGAAAAAAAAGTATGGTTTTTATTTCTAATTCAACTCTTAAGGATTACTCTCCCTTAGTTTGCATTACTTGTGCATGCTGTCCAGATTTATCTTGCATTTGTTTCCCTTTATTGCCACCGAAGGACCGTGACTGGGTCCCAATATGATTTGGCACATAATATTTGCTTTTCTTTTTTGGATTACTCATCATAACTCCCCCTTTAGTTATAAGATTTGCAAATAAAGGCGGATTATGAGTGCTAAATATCGGTTTATTTTGCTAATTTCATCGAATGCTTTTGCTCTAATTTTGTTTCGATTCTTTCAATT encodes:
- the parE gene encoding DNA topoisomerase IV subunit B, coding for MAKKQNLIEYNDDAIQVLEGLEAVRKRPGMYIGSTDARGLHHLVYEIVDNSVDEALAGNGDHIIVKIHKDNSISVEDKGRGMPTGMHKLGKPTTEVIFTVLHAGGKFGQGGYKTSGGLHGVGASVVNALSEWLIVTIKRDGYVYQQKFIDGGKPETTLEKIGKSNQSGTLIHFKPDPTIFSTTTYNYDTLCERLRESAFLLKGLKIEIIDERYDQKDVFFYENGIEAFVEYLNEGKDILHPVVFIEGEASQIEVEYAFQFNDGFSESMLSFVNNVRTKDGGTHEVGAKTAMTRVINEYARKVNLLKERDKNLEGTDIREGLAAVVSVRIPEELLQFEGQTKGKLGTSEARSAVDAVISEHLAYFLEENPEASNLLIKKSIKAAQAREAARKAREEARSGKKRKKSESLLSGKLTPAQSRNPQKNELYLVEGDSAGGSAKQGRDRKFQAVLPLRGKVINTEKAKLQDIFKNEEINTIIHTIGAGVGPDFNLEDVNYDKVIIMTDADTDGAHIQVLLLTFFYRYMKPLIEAGKVYIALPPLYKVSKGSGKKEIIEYAWTDDELQSVTKKVGKGYMLQRYKGLGEMNADQLWETTMNPESRTLIRVRIDDAARAERRVTTLMGDKVEPRRKWIENNVAFGLEEDQSILENENLSVEGGDQD
- the tlp gene encoding small acid-soluble spore protein Tlp, encoding MAWNKPKPDDRSDNVEKLQNMIDNTLENIEKAEETASLSSNEERANIEAKNERRRESIEAMRSEVKDESQNNNYQ
- a CDS encoding HesB/YadR/YfhF family protein, whose protein sequence is MEIRLTNEALKWFEDEMFLKNGDSIRFFAKYGGSSPVQQGFSLGISKETPSDAVVTTEYKGILFYIEEKDLWYFDQHSLLVDYDKELDEPIYEYKKG
- a CDS encoding purine/pyrimidine permease; the protein is MKTTISAIQWMAFMIAGAIAAPIAIADLYHLNPIETSAFVERTIFVLGIAGLLQGIIGHRLPISEGPAGLWWGVFTIYAGFVGTLYTSNIETLRELSGGMMLSGVFFIILSALGLIQKLAKLFTPTVTFIYLFLLILQLSGSFMKGMLGLTDGVHVIQPITALLCFIIIILTFYLGQVRIQWVKQFSIMFGMLIGWILFIIFGLSPGVLKSQHWFSFPDILSFGLPKLDSGVIVTSFFITILLITNMIASIRVMEEVLKKDHKQVNRFKQAGIISGINQLAGGVFSSIGSVPISGSAGFVSQTGIKGIKPFILGSLFVTVISLLPPLMNIMAALPAPVGYSVTFVIFTKMVGIALTEIEKADDLKITYMSAGIGFLIGVGVMFLPAEATKGLPVVIASLINNGLILGTIAAVFTEQFLLWKKRNGNI
- a CDS encoding glycosyl hydrolase family 18 protein — protein: MATIEVKTNNNRKKKMILGIVVLFILCTIGLLIYLYPFASSEKESFVDKEYSILLNGKIQDQAMVEGKNIYIPIKVVENGIDDSIFAEKQSVIITTNRKVIQIPINKETYFINQKPFHAPQPIIKNMNNRLFIDLKTLTTIYPIQAKVTKHKKIVWIEKNNSTYYNGKVIDKKIKKPYLKLRTAPDLQSPYVSVVKKGENIRIEKQKEDFYFIRTKEGIGGYIKKNYIDKYKQVRIATKTRPEKKLNLQMNVPIHLTWEAVYTKNPDPANLPTMPGVNVVSPTWFELKNNHGDVTNLASVDYVKWAKKNGYHVWALFSNSFDPELTKVALSNYETRTKIINQLRSYMKTYQLDGLNIDIENVNPKDGPLITQFVREAAVYLHNDHKYVSMDITFVADGNWSEFYEREKLSSVVDYMIVMAYDEHWGGAPTAGSVASLPWVESNLKQLLNEVPNEKLILGVPFFTRLWKEEMKDGKPSVSSKALSMDQANAWMKERKLTATEDADSGQNYVEYTDAKTNAVYKMWLEDKLSLNKRANLAANYKLAGIASWSRYFADKSAWLALQSSLSAFKNK
- the plsY gene encoding glycerol-3-phosphate 1-O-acyltransferase PlsY, whose protein sequence is MTYGLIIILAYLLGSIPSGLIVGKLFYGIDIRQHGSGNLGATNSFRTLGIKAGSVVIVADILKGTLATLLPKFFGVDESIHPLLIGLVAVIGHMFPIFAGFKGGKAVATSAGVLLAYVPLLFLFLVIVFLISLKISKYVSLSSMIAGIFAIIYALIRTIITGDWPLLVVVIALASFVIYRHRTNLSRIKNKTEPKVKWL
- a CDS encoding CoA-binding protein, which translates into the protein MSIDNPSREEIGKILKKAKRIAVVGLSNNPERTSYMVSEAMQKAGYEIIPVNPTVDEVLGVKAVSTLKEITGHIDIVDIFRRSEYLPELAKEFLEIDADVFWAQLGVENEEAYQLLKDKGKTVIMDRCIKVEHALTK
- a CDS encoding acyl-CoA thioesterase — encoded protein: MIISETEIQVRYAETDQMGVVYHANYLVWLELGRTKLIEDLGFKYADMENEGILSPVIDIEISYKMPVRYGETAIVKTWIEEYDGLRVTYGYEVLTEKGELSVIAKSQHVCVKKESFRPVSIRKFFPDWHHAYEQAKK
- a CDS encoding acid-soluble spore protein N; this translates as MSNPKKKSKYYVPNHIGTQSRSFGGNKGKQMQDKSGQHAQVMQTKGE
- a CDS encoding CapA family protein — protein: MVLCWIQYNEWKHSFTKQLHTSLPHAARMSGTVMKDFHSSAVVGGIGDILIHDWVYEDAKTKKGYNFKPMFQPIKSILQRPDLLIANQESIPGGETLGISSYPSFNSPHEIVDAIMDAGVDFVSTANNHALDKGEAGIKNSIAYYDKMNLPYVGTFKNEKDQNTLRIQNINGIKIAILAFTYGTNGIPVPKGKDYLVNIIDKERILAELSRARRVADFVILNLHWGIEYKRFPNEEQKELAKTFTDGGADVILGHHPHVLQPIEKLRTKDGRDAVVVYSLGNFISGQMWDYKDIGGMFDFKVSKDIINNEKKIKISDIHFTPTYVENKNLHHYRVIPLKIAYKKGLIDHSYNEIMNHMTGGIR